The Paraflavitalea devenefica DNA segment GGCTGTGTAGTAAGGTGCGTATTGTTTTCATTGTTGACAAAACCAGTATAGATAATGGTCAACGCTGGATTGGGTTGACCAAACAGTCTTGATTTGTTTTCGGCCTTAATGGTAAGTGACGCCTTGTTCACTGTGAGCGACCGGCTTACATCGGTCGCCGCTTCATAATTGATATCACCACCCTGGGAAGCGGTTATGGTAGTAGAGCCGACGCCAACAATATGTATTTTATTATTTACCACCGTAGCTACTGCCGGGTCACTGCTGGTATAAGCAACCTGCAATCCTGAGCTGGCGGTAGCCGGATCAAAATCAGCATTCCCATACGTTTTGGGCGCTATCGGATCAAAGGTGATGGTTTGTTGTTGTTTGGAAGCTGTGACCTTTAAATTACCAGGTACATACGTAATGGTATAGTTGGCCGAGGACGCACCATCTACTGTAATAGGATAATCACCGGGCGACGATGAAGCAGTAGCGGCGGTGCTGGCTACGGGTTGGGTGGTTAAGTCACCGGCATCATCTCCGTTTACGAATCCGGAATAACTCACCGTGAACACCGGAAGTGGGTCGCCCTGTACCTTTTCTTTATCATCGGCAGTGATGGTGAGCGACGCCGGGTTAACTGTCAAAGACCGTACTACCGGCGTAGCAGCACTATAATCGGTATTGCCGGATTGTTCTGCCGTGATATCTGTTGTTCCTGCTCCAACAATGTGAATGGTATTGCCATTGATGATCGTAGCAACAGCCAGGTTACTGCTGGTATAGGTAATCGGCAAAAAGGAACTGGCAGTAGCGCCCGGGTTAAAATCCGCGTCGCCATACGTTTTTGCCGTTAATGGACCAAATGTAATAGTTTGAGGCTGCAATACAGTTCCAGCCCCCAGCGTTACTACGTTGCCGTTGAGCACGAGGACATCCGTTATTCCACCGGTTGTATTCACGGTGCTAACTGTTCCGCCACCATCTTTCGCCCAGTTGCCATCCGTGGAAGTTTTATTGCCTATTTCACTGGCATTGGCCAGGCTGTATTGCACAATCTTCCGGATACCATTGGCCAGGTTATTGGGAATAATGGTGCCCCATGTTTTATCCTGCTCATTTACATTCGTAGCATAAAAGTCTGCATACAGGTTGGTAGCCGTATTGGCGGTCCCATCGGCCTCAATAAAGGTGCCTGCCACCGGCCGGCCGGTACCGGCTTCATTGTCATACAGCATCACAAAATTCTTAGCTACGCCGGATGTTGCGGGGGTACTGCGGATACCTGTTCCATCGGCTGCTGTACTCCCGAAATTAATGGCCGTTGCAAAACTGCTGGTAGTTAAAGAGTGAGCTACAGAGGTACCCCCGTCGCCATCATTTAAGGAGATCCTGGCGTATACAGTAGTTCCCGGAAAAAAAGTGGTAGCGGCAGAAGGTTCGTTCACAAACCATCCTTCATAAGCACCCGAAGGATCGGTTGTAAATTCGCTGTGCCGGCTGGCATTGGTAAAAGAAGTTAAAGTAGCCCGTACAAAAGAACCTGTTTGTTTCACCAGGATAAAAGACCCATCCCCTGCGCCAGACGCAGTGGGGTCACTTACCATACGATTGTAATATTTGTATGTTTTA contains these protein-coding regions:
- a CDS encoding MBG domain-containing protein; protein product: MKYVALFLIGVLMTIFSFGQSITEVYFPKYIQGAGTLNTADEKRVPFAFRLRITGLNPNKTYKYYNRMVSDPTASGAGDGSFILVKQTGSFVRATLTSFTNASRHSEFTTDPSGAYEGWFVNEPSAATTFFPGTTVYARISLNDGDGGTSVAHSLTTSSFATAINFGSTAADGTGIRSTPATSGVAKNFVMLYDNEAGTGRPVAGTFIEADGTANTATNLYADFYATNVNEQDKTWGTIIPNNLANGIRKIVQYSLANASEIGNKTSTDGNWAKDGGGTVSTVNTTGGITDVLVLNGNVVTLGAGTVLQPQTITFGPLTAKTYGDADFNPGATASSFLPITYTSSNLAVATIINGNTIHIVGAGTTDITAEQSGNTDYSAATPVVRSLTVNPASLTITADDKEKVQGDPLPVFTVSYSGFVNGDDAGDLTTQPVASTAATASSSPGDYPITVDGASSANYTITYVPGNLKVTASKQQQTITFDPIAPKTYGNADFDPATASSGLQVAYTSSDPAVATVVNNKIHIVGVGSTTITASQGGDINYEAATDVSRSLTVNKASLTIKAENKSRLFGQPNPALTIIYTGFVNNENNTHLTTQPTVSTTANTASQPGDYPIKVEGATATNYEITHVNGTLTVSPLPAQTITFDALPVKRYGDDDFAAGATASSGLTVSYSSSNTSVATVVNGTIHVINAGTTNITASQPGDALNAPAPDVVRTLTVQKANLEIRALDTAKIEGEANPTLEFVYSGFVNGETVNNLSSPPSVSTTATSTSLAGKYPIIVSGATSANYNIVQRNGTLTVLPAQGRLQDNMNAYMSSPGQLRVNIYSVEAGKAGIQLFDQHGTKMLQLNVTLVQGHNTYQLPVGNLIAGIYHVRVNGPGGYILKSKVVIR